The following proteins are co-located in the Callithrix jacchus isolate 240 chromosome 10, calJac240_pri, whole genome shotgun sequence genome:
- the FHIP1B gene encoding FHF complex subunit HOOK-interacting protein 1B isoform X4 — protein MERMNWLSRLASRGPGHRIPQGANLQTPVMADPETCLMVFKNHWSQVVRILERQGSRAAPGGADDLSAVRNHTYQMLTLLAEDRAIPSAPTGPGPLLEFALREDLLTRVLTWQLQWDELGDGVEERRAEQLKLFEMLVSEARQPLLRHGPVREALLTLLDACGRPVPSSPALDEGLVLLLSQLCVCVAREPSLLEFFLQPPPEPGAAPRLLLFSRLVPFVHREGTLGQQARDALLLLMALSAGSPTVGRYIADHSYFCPVLATGLSALYSSLPRKIEVPGDDWHCLRREDWLGVPALALFMSSLEFCNAVIQVAHPLVQKQLVDYIHNGFLVPVMGPALHKTSVEEMIASTAYLELFLRSISEPALLRTFLRFLLLHRHDTHTILDTLVARIGSNSRLCMVSLSLFRTLLNLSCEDVLLQLVLRYLVPCNHVMLSQKPAVRDVDLYGRAADKFLSLIPRCCRHHAPSPPRPEHASWARGPGSPSVDSSSVVTVPRPSTPSRLALFLRQQSLGGSESPGPAPCSPGLSSSPASSPGRRPSPAEEPGELEDNYLEYLREARRGVDRCVRACRTWSAPYDGERPSPEPSPFGSRTKKRSLLPEEDRNNVGEGEEEELGSRGLAGAPGEGPGHLPPPQLNGVPGSWPEGAKKVRLVPKEGAGELLEGTSEGMAGLEGFGQELRELEVALSNGGAGSEFPLEPPLPLEEEEAYESFTCPPEPPGPFLSSPLRTLNQLPSQPFTGPFMAVLFAKLENMLQNSVYVNFLLTGLVAQLACHPQPLLRSFLLNTNMVFQPSVKSLLQVLGSVKNKIENFAASQEDFPALLSKAKKYLIARGKLDWAEGPAGGPAPRRSDPLVKSRRPSFGDLLLRHAHSPTRARQAAQLVLQPGRDGAGLGLSGGSPGASTPVLPPRGGAPERQGEALRVKNAVYCAVIFPEFLKELAAISQAHAVTSPFLLETSEEGSGPPISGYGPLNP, from the exons ATGGAGAGGATGAATTGGCTGAGCAGACTGGCCTCCCGGGGCCCTGGGCACCGTATACCTCAAGGGGCCAATCTGCAGACCCCAGTCATGGCTGACCCTGAGACCTGCCTCATGGTCTTCAAGAATCATTGGTCCCAG GTGGTGCGAATCCTGGAGCGGCAAGGTTCTCGGGCAGCTCCTGGGGGTGCAGATGATCTCAGTGCTGTTCGCAACCACACTTACCAGATGTTGACACTGCTGGCCGAGGATCGTGCAATTCCCTCAGCCCCCACAGGCCCTGGGCCCCTGCTGGAGTTTGCTCTGCGGGAGGATCTGCTGACCCGTGTGTTGACATGGCAGCTGCAATGGGATGAGCTTGGGGATGGGGTCGAGGAACGGCGGGCTGAGCAACTGAAACTATTTGAGATGCTAGTGAGCGAAGCTCGCCAGCCACTGTTGCGGCATGGTCCAGTTCGTGAGGCTCTGCTCACCCTGCTGGATGCCTGTGGCCGCCCTGTGCCCAGTAGCCCAGCATTGGATGAAGGCCTGGTGCTACTTCTCAGCcagctgtgtgtttgtgtggccCGGGAGCCTTCATTGCTCGAGTTCTTCCTGCAGCCACCTCCTGAGCCTGGAGCTGCTCCCcgtcttcttctcttttctcgcCTTGTCCCTTTTGTGCATCGAGAGGGCACCCTGGGCCAGCAGGCCCGTGATGCCCTACTTCTTCTCATGGCTTTGTCAGCTGGGAGCCCTACTGTGGGCCGCTACATCGCGGATCACTCGTATTTCTGCCCG GTGCTGGCCACAGGGCTCAGTGCTCTGTACTCATCACTGCCTCGAAAAATTGAGGTTCCAGGGGATGATTGGCACTGCCTGCGACGGGAAGACTGGCTGGGGGTGCCAGCACTTGCACTCTTCATGAGTTCCCTAGAGTTCTGCAACGCAGTAATTCAG GTGGCTCACCCCCTGGTGCAGAAGCAATTGGTTGATTATATCCATAATGGATTCCTGGTGCCTGTTATGGGTCCTGCCTTGCACAAG ACCTCTGTGGAGGAGATGATCGCCAGTACCGCCTATCTGGAACTTTTCCTACGGAGTATCTCAGAGCCTGCTTTGCTCCGTACCTTCCTGCGATTCCTGTTGTTGCACCGGCATGACACCCACACCATCCTCGACACCCTCGTTGCCCGTATTGGCAGCAACTCCCGG CTCTGCATGGTCTCTCTGAGTCTCTTCAGGACCCTCCTGAACCTCAGCTGTGAGGATGTCCTGCTGCAGCTGGTTCTCAG GTATCTTGTTCCATGTAACCACGTTATGCTGAGCCAGAAGCCAGCTGTGCGTGATGTGGACCTATATGGACGAGCAGCTGACAAGTTTCTCTCCCTAATTCCACGCTGTTGTCGCCACCATGCCCCCAGCCCACCTCGTCCAGAGCATGCCTCGTGGGCACGAG GTCCTGGAAGCCCAAGTGTGGACTCCTCTTCTGTGGTGACAGTACCCCGACCCTCCACACCATCTCGTCTGGCTCTCTTCCTGCGGCAGCAGAGCCTGGGTGGCTCTGAGTCTCCAGGCCCAGCCCCTTGTTCGCCAGGGCTTTCTTCATCCCCAGCCTCCAGCCCTGGCCGACGGCCTAGCCCTGCAGAGGAGCCTGGAGAACTGGAAGACAATTACCTGGAGTATCTGCGCGAGGCACGTCGTGGTGTGGACCGCTGTGTCCGAGCCTGTCGTACCTGGTCTGCCCCCTATGATGGCGAGCGGCCCTCTCCTGAGCCCAGTCCTTTTGGCTCTCGGACTAAGAAACGCAGCCTACTTCCCGAGGAGGACAGGAAcaatgtgggggaaggggaggaggaagagctaGGGAGTAGGGGGCTGGCTGGGGCTCCAGGGGAGGGCCCTGGccacctgccccctccccagctcAATGGAGTACCAGGATCATGGCCTGAGGGGGCCAAGAAGGTTCGTCTGGTGCCAAAGGAGGGAGCTGGGGAATTACTTGAGGGTACCTCTGAAGGTATGGCAGGACTAGAGGGCTTTGGGCAGGAGCTCCGGGAGCTAGAGGTGGCATTGAGCAATGGGGGAGCTGGCTCAGAGTTCCCCTTAGAACCTCCACTGCCccttgaggaggaggaggcctaCGAGAGCTTCACCTGTCCCCCTGAGCCCCCTGGCCCCTTCCTCAGCAGCCCTTTGCGGACTCTCAACCAGCTGCCAAGCCAGCCCTTTACTG GCCCCTTCATGGCTGTGCTCTTTGCCAAACTCGAGAACATGCTGCAGAACTCCGTCTATGTCAACTTCCTGCTGACGGGGCTGGTGGCCCAGCTGGCCTgtcacccccagcccctgctccgCTCTTTCCTGCTCAACACCAACATGGTCTTCCAGCCCAGTGTCAAGTCCCTGCTGCAG GTGCTGGGCTCTGTGAAGAATAAGATTGAGAACTTTGCGGCTTCCCAGGAAGACTTCCCAGCACTGCTATCTAAAGCCAAGAAGTACCTCATTGCCCGTGGCAAGTTGGACTGGGCTGAGGGCCCTGCAGGAGGACCTGCCCCACGCCGTTCTGATCCCCTAG TGAAGAGCCGGAGGCCATCCTTCGGGGATTTACTCCTGCGGCATGCACACAGTCCAACCAGGGCCCGGCAGGCGGCACAATTGGTCCTTCAGCCTGGGCGAGACGGAGCAGGACTTGGCCTAAGTGGGGGCTCCCCTGGGGCTTCAACTCCAGTTCTACCCCCTCGGGGCGGGGCCCCTGAGCGCCAAGGTGAGGCTCTTCGAGTCAAGAATGCCGTCTACTGTGCAGTCATTTTCCCTGAATTTCTCAAGGAGTTGGCCGccatctcccaggctcatgcTGTCACCTCACCTTTCTTGTTGGAGACTTCAGAGGAAGGATCTGGCCCTCCCATCTCGGGCTATGGGCCCCTCAATCCTTAA
- the FHIP1B gene encoding FHF complex subunit HOOK-interacting protein 1B isoform X3, whose protein sequence is MERMNWLSRLASRGPGHRIPQGANLQTPVMADPETCLMVFKNHWSQVVRILERQGSRAAPGGADDLSAVRNHTYQMLTLLAEDRAIPSAPTGPGPLLEFALREDLLTRVLTWQLQWDELGDGVEERRAEQLKLFEMLVSEARQPLLRHGPVREALLTLLDACGRPVPSSPALDEGLVLLLSQLCVCVAREPSLLEFFLQPPPEPGAAPRLLLFSRLVPFVHREGTLGQQARDALLLLMALSAGSPTVGRYIADHSYFCPVLATGLSALYSSLPRKIEVPGDDWHCLRREDWLGVPALALFMSSLEFCNAVIQVAHPLVQKQLVDYIHNGFLVPVMGPALHKTSVEEMIASTAYLELFLRSISEPALLRTFLRFLLLHRHDTHTILDTLVARIGSNSRVWPLPLSWLMWLCMVSLSLFRTLLNLSCEDVLLQLVLRYLVPCNHVMLSQKPAVRDVDLYGRAADKFLSLIPRCCRHHAPSPPRPEHASWARGPGSPSVDSSSVVTVPRPSTPSRLALFLRQQSLGGSESPGPAPCSPGLSSSPASSPGRRPSPAEEPGELEDNYLEYLREARRGVDRCVRACRTWSAPYDGERPSPEPSPFGSRTKKRSLLPEEDRNNVGEGEEEELGSRGLAGAPGEGPGHLPPPQLNGVPGSWPEGAKKVRLVPKEGAGELLEGTSEGMAGLEGFGQELRELEVALSNGGAGSEFPLEPPLPLEEEEAYESFTCPPEPPGPFLSSPLRTLNQLPSQPFTGPFMAVLFAKLENMLQNSVYVNFLLTGLVAQLACHPQPLLRSFLLNTNMVFQPSVKSLLQVLGSVKNKIENFAASQEDFPALLSKAKKYLIARGKLDWAEGPAGGPAPRRSDPLVKSRRPSFGDLLLRHAHSPTRARQAAQLVLQPGRDGAGLGLSGGSPGASTPVLPPRGGAPERQGEALRVKNAVYCAVIFPEFLKELAAISQAHAVTSPFLLETSEEGSGPPISGYGPLNP, encoded by the exons ATGGAGAGGATGAATTGGCTGAGCAGACTGGCCTCCCGGGGCCCTGGGCACCGTATACCTCAAGGGGCCAATCTGCAGACCCCAGTCATGGCTGACCCTGAGACCTGCCTCATGGTCTTCAAGAATCATTGGTCCCAG GTGGTGCGAATCCTGGAGCGGCAAGGTTCTCGGGCAGCTCCTGGGGGTGCAGATGATCTCAGTGCTGTTCGCAACCACACTTACCAGATGTTGACACTGCTGGCCGAGGATCGTGCAATTCCCTCAGCCCCCACAGGCCCTGGGCCCCTGCTGGAGTTTGCTCTGCGGGAGGATCTGCTGACCCGTGTGTTGACATGGCAGCTGCAATGGGATGAGCTTGGGGATGGGGTCGAGGAACGGCGGGCTGAGCAACTGAAACTATTTGAGATGCTAGTGAGCGAAGCTCGCCAGCCACTGTTGCGGCATGGTCCAGTTCGTGAGGCTCTGCTCACCCTGCTGGATGCCTGTGGCCGCCCTGTGCCCAGTAGCCCAGCATTGGATGAAGGCCTGGTGCTACTTCTCAGCcagctgtgtgtttgtgtggccCGGGAGCCTTCATTGCTCGAGTTCTTCCTGCAGCCACCTCCTGAGCCTGGAGCTGCTCCCcgtcttcttctcttttctcgcCTTGTCCCTTTTGTGCATCGAGAGGGCACCCTGGGCCAGCAGGCCCGTGATGCCCTACTTCTTCTCATGGCTTTGTCAGCTGGGAGCCCTACTGTGGGCCGCTACATCGCGGATCACTCGTATTTCTGCCCG GTGCTGGCCACAGGGCTCAGTGCTCTGTACTCATCACTGCCTCGAAAAATTGAGGTTCCAGGGGATGATTGGCACTGCCTGCGACGGGAAGACTGGCTGGGGGTGCCAGCACTTGCACTCTTCATGAGTTCCCTAGAGTTCTGCAACGCAGTAATTCAG GTGGCTCACCCCCTGGTGCAGAAGCAATTGGTTGATTATATCCATAATGGATTCCTGGTGCCTGTTATGGGTCCTGCCTTGCACAAG ACCTCTGTGGAGGAGATGATCGCCAGTACCGCCTATCTGGAACTTTTCCTACGGAGTATCTCAGAGCCTGCTTTGCTCCGTACCTTCCTGCGATTCCTGTTGTTGCACCGGCATGACACCCACACCATCCTCGACACCCTCGTTGCCCGTATTGGCAGCAACTCCCGGGTATGGCCCTTACCTCTGTCCTGGCTTATGTGG CTCTGCATGGTCTCTCTGAGTCTCTTCAGGACCCTCCTGAACCTCAGCTGTGAGGATGTCCTGCTGCAGCTGGTTCTCAG GTATCTTGTTCCATGTAACCACGTTATGCTGAGCCAGAAGCCAGCTGTGCGTGATGTGGACCTATATGGACGAGCAGCTGACAAGTTTCTCTCCCTAATTCCACGCTGTTGTCGCCACCATGCCCCCAGCCCACCTCGTCCAGAGCATGCCTCGTGGGCACGAG GTCCTGGAAGCCCAAGTGTGGACTCCTCTTCTGTGGTGACAGTACCCCGACCCTCCACACCATCTCGTCTGGCTCTCTTCCTGCGGCAGCAGAGCCTGGGTGGCTCTGAGTCTCCAGGCCCAGCCCCTTGTTCGCCAGGGCTTTCTTCATCCCCAGCCTCCAGCCCTGGCCGACGGCCTAGCCCTGCAGAGGAGCCTGGAGAACTGGAAGACAATTACCTGGAGTATCTGCGCGAGGCACGTCGTGGTGTGGACCGCTGTGTCCGAGCCTGTCGTACCTGGTCTGCCCCCTATGATGGCGAGCGGCCCTCTCCTGAGCCCAGTCCTTTTGGCTCTCGGACTAAGAAACGCAGCCTACTTCCCGAGGAGGACAGGAAcaatgtgggggaaggggaggaggaagagctaGGGAGTAGGGGGCTGGCTGGGGCTCCAGGGGAGGGCCCTGGccacctgccccctccccagctcAATGGAGTACCAGGATCATGGCCTGAGGGGGCCAAGAAGGTTCGTCTGGTGCCAAAGGAGGGAGCTGGGGAATTACTTGAGGGTACCTCTGAAGGTATGGCAGGACTAGAGGGCTTTGGGCAGGAGCTCCGGGAGCTAGAGGTGGCATTGAGCAATGGGGGAGCTGGCTCAGAGTTCCCCTTAGAACCTCCACTGCCccttgaggaggaggaggcctaCGAGAGCTTCACCTGTCCCCCTGAGCCCCCTGGCCCCTTCCTCAGCAGCCCTTTGCGGACTCTCAACCAGCTGCCAAGCCAGCCCTTTACTG GCCCCTTCATGGCTGTGCTCTTTGCCAAACTCGAGAACATGCTGCAGAACTCCGTCTATGTCAACTTCCTGCTGACGGGGCTGGTGGCCCAGCTGGCCTgtcacccccagcccctgctccgCTCTTTCCTGCTCAACACCAACATGGTCTTCCAGCCCAGTGTCAAGTCCCTGCTGCAG GTGCTGGGCTCTGTGAAGAATAAGATTGAGAACTTTGCGGCTTCCCAGGAAGACTTCCCAGCACTGCTATCTAAAGCCAAGAAGTACCTCATTGCCCGTGGCAAGTTGGACTGGGCTGAGGGCCCTGCAGGAGGACCTGCCCCACGCCGTTCTGATCCCCTAG TGAAGAGCCGGAGGCCATCCTTCGGGGATTTACTCCTGCGGCATGCACACAGTCCAACCAGGGCCCGGCAGGCGGCACAATTGGTCCTTCAGCCTGGGCGAGACGGAGCAGGACTTGGCCTAAGTGGGGGCTCCCCTGGGGCTTCAACTCCAGTTCTACCCCCTCGGGGCGGGGCCCCTGAGCGCCAAGGTGAGGCTCTTCGAGTCAAGAATGCCGTCTACTGTGCAGTCATTTTCCCTGAATTTCTCAAGGAGTTGGCCGccatctcccaggctcatgcTGTCACCTCACCTTTCTTGTTGGAGACTTCAGAGGAAGGATCTGGCCCTCCCATCTCGGGCTATGGGCCCCTCAATCCTTAA
- the FHIP1B gene encoding FHF complex subunit HOOK-interacting protein 1B isoform X2 — translation MERMNWLSRLASRGPGHRIPQGANLQTPVMADPETCLMVFKNHWSQVVRILERQGSRAAPGGADDLSAVRNHTYQMLTLLAEDRAIPSAPTGPGPLLEFALREDLLTRVLTWQLQWDELGDGVEERRAEQLKLFEMLVSEARQPLLRHGPVREALLTLLDACGRPVPSSPALDEGLVLLLSQLCVCVAREPSLLEFFLQPPPEPGAAPRLLLFSRLVPFVHREGTLGQQARDALLLLMALSAGSPTVGRYIADHSYFCPVLATGLSALYSSLPRKIEVPGDDWHCLRREDWLGVPALALFMSSLEFCNAVIQVAHPLVQKQLVDYIHNGFLVPVMGPALHKTSVEEMIASTAYLELFLRSISEPALLRTFLRFLLLHRHDTHTILDTLVARIGSNSRLCMVSLSLFRTLLNLSCEDVLLQLVLRYLVPCNHVMLSQKPAVRDVDLYGRAADKFLSLIPRCCRHHAPSPPRPEHASWARGGPSRETGRREDITGPGSPSVDSSSVVTVPRPSTPSRLALFLRQQSLGGSESPGPAPCSPGLSSSPASSPGRRPSPAEEPGELEDNYLEYLREARRGVDRCVRACRTWSAPYDGERPSPEPSPFGSRTKKRSLLPEEDRNNVGEGEEEELGSRGLAGAPGEGPGHLPPPQLNGVPGSWPEGAKKVRLVPKEGAGELLEGTSEGMAGLEGFGQELRELEVALSNGGAGSEFPLEPPLPLEEEEAYESFTCPPEPPGPFLSSPLRTLNQLPSQPFTGPFMAVLFAKLENMLQNSVYVNFLLTGLVAQLACHPQPLLRSFLLNTNMVFQPSVKSLLQVLGSVKNKIENFAASQEDFPALLSKAKKYLIARGKLDWAEGPAGGPAPRRSDPLVKSRRPSFGDLLLRHAHSPTRARQAAQLVLQPGRDGAGLGLSGGSPGASTPVLPPRGGAPERQGEALRVKNAVYCAVIFPEFLKELAAISQAHAVTSPFLLETSEEGSGPPISGYGPLNP, via the exons ATGGAGAGGATGAATTGGCTGAGCAGACTGGCCTCCCGGGGCCCTGGGCACCGTATACCTCAAGGGGCCAATCTGCAGACCCCAGTCATGGCTGACCCTGAGACCTGCCTCATGGTCTTCAAGAATCATTGGTCCCAG GTGGTGCGAATCCTGGAGCGGCAAGGTTCTCGGGCAGCTCCTGGGGGTGCAGATGATCTCAGTGCTGTTCGCAACCACACTTACCAGATGTTGACACTGCTGGCCGAGGATCGTGCAATTCCCTCAGCCCCCACAGGCCCTGGGCCCCTGCTGGAGTTTGCTCTGCGGGAGGATCTGCTGACCCGTGTGTTGACATGGCAGCTGCAATGGGATGAGCTTGGGGATGGGGTCGAGGAACGGCGGGCTGAGCAACTGAAACTATTTGAGATGCTAGTGAGCGAAGCTCGCCAGCCACTGTTGCGGCATGGTCCAGTTCGTGAGGCTCTGCTCACCCTGCTGGATGCCTGTGGCCGCCCTGTGCCCAGTAGCCCAGCATTGGATGAAGGCCTGGTGCTACTTCTCAGCcagctgtgtgtttgtgtggccCGGGAGCCTTCATTGCTCGAGTTCTTCCTGCAGCCACCTCCTGAGCCTGGAGCTGCTCCCcgtcttcttctcttttctcgcCTTGTCCCTTTTGTGCATCGAGAGGGCACCCTGGGCCAGCAGGCCCGTGATGCCCTACTTCTTCTCATGGCTTTGTCAGCTGGGAGCCCTACTGTGGGCCGCTACATCGCGGATCACTCGTATTTCTGCCCG GTGCTGGCCACAGGGCTCAGTGCTCTGTACTCATCACTGCCTCGAAAAATTGAGGTTCCAGGGGATGATTGGCACTGCCTGCGACGGGAAGACTGGCTGGGGGTGCCAGCACTTGCACTCTTCATGAGTTCCCTAGAGTTCTGCAACGCAGTAATTCAG GTGGCTCACCCCCTGGTGCAGAAGCAATTGGTTGATTATATCCATAATGGATTCCTGGTGCCTGTTATGGGTCCTGCCTTGCACAAG ACCTCTGTGGAGGAGATGATCGCCAGTACCGCCTATCTGGAACTTTTCCTACGGAGTATCTCAGAGCCTGCTTTGCTCCGTACCTTCCTGCGATTCCTGTTGTTGCACCGGCATGACACCCACACCATCCTCGACACCCTCGTTGCCCGTATTGGCAGCAACTCCCGG CTCTGCATGGTCTCTCTGAGTCTCTTCAGGACCCTCCTGAACCTCAGCTGTGAGGATGTCCTGCTGCAGCTGGTTCTCAG GTATCTTGTTCCATGTAACCACGTTATGCTGAGCCAGAAGCCAGCTGTGCGTGATGTGGACCTATATGGACGAGCAGCTGACAAGTTTCTCTCCCTAATTCCACGCTGTTGTCGCCACCATGCCCCCAGCCCACCTCGTCCAGAGCATGCCTCGTGGGCACGAGGTGGGCCTagcagagagacagggagaagggAGGACATCACGG GTCCTGGAAGCCCAAGTGTGGACTCCTCTTCTGTGGTGACAGTACCCCGACCCTCCACACCATCTCGTCTGGCTCTCTTCCTGCGGCAGCAGAGCCTGGGTGGCTCTGAGTCTCCAGGCCCAGCCCCTTGTTCGCCAGGGCTTTCTTCATCCCCAGCCTCCAGCCCTGGCCGACGGCCTAGCCCTGCAGAGGAGCCTGGAGAACTGGAAGACAATTACCTGGAGTATCTGCGCGAGGCACGTCGTGGTGTGGACCGCTGTGTCCGAGCCTGTCGTACCTGGTCTGCCCCCTATGATGGCGAGCGGCCCTCTCCTGAGCCCAGTCCTTTTGGCTCTCGGACTAAGAAACGCAGCCTACTTCCCGAGGAGGACAGGAAcaatgtgggggaaggggaggaggaagagctaGGGAGTAGGGGGCTGGCTGGGGCTCCAGGGGAGGGCCCTGGccacctgccccctccccagctcAATGGAGTACCAGGATCATGGCCTGAGGGGGCCAAGAAGGTTCGTCTGGTGCCAAAGGAGGGAGCTGGGGAATTACTTGAGGGTACCTCTGAAGGTATGGCAGGACTAGAGGGCTTTGGGCAGGAGCTCCGGGAGCTAGAGGTGGCATTGAGCAATGGGGGAGCTGGCTCAGAGTTCCCCTTAGAACCTCCACTGCCccttgaggaggaggaggcctaCGAGAGCTTCACCTGTCCCCCTGAGCCCCCTGGCCCCTTCCTCAGCAGCCCTTTGCGGACTCTCAACCAGCTGCCAAGCCAGCCCTTTACTG GCCCCTTCATGGCTGTGCTCTTTGCCAAACTCGAGAACATGCTGCAGAACTCCGTCTATGTCAACTTCCTGCTGACGGGGCTGGTGGCCCAGCTGGCCTgtcacccccagcccctgctccgCTCTTTCCTGCTCAACACCAACATGGTCTTCCAGCCCAGTGTCAAGTCCCTGCTGCAG GTGCTGGGCTCTGTGAAGAATAAGATTGAGAACTTTGCGGCTTCCCAGGAAGACTTCCCAGCACTGCTATCTAAAGCCAAGAAGTACCTCATTGCCCGTGGCAAGTTGGACTGGGCTGAGGGCCCTGCAGGAGGACCTGCCCCACGCCGTTCTGATCCCCTAG TGAAGAGCCGGAGGCCATCCTTCGGGGATTTACTCCTGCGGCATGCACACAGTCCAACCAGGGCCCGGCAGGCGGCACAATTGGTCCTTCAGCCTGGGCGAGACGGAGCAGGACTTGGCCTAAGTGGGGGCTCCCCTGGGGCTTCAACTCCAGTTCTACCCCCTCGGGGCGGGGCCCCTGAGCGCCAAGGTGAGGCTCTTCGAGTCAAGAATGCCGTCTACTGTGCAGTCATTTTCCCTGAATTTCTCAAGGAGTTGGCCGccatctcccaggctcatgcTGTCACCTCACCTTTCTTGTTGGAGACTTCAGAGGAAGGATCTGGCCCTCCCATCTCGGGCTATGGGCCCCTCAATCCTTAA